Proteins encoded in a region of the Acidobacteriota bacterium genome:
- a CDS encoding methyltransferase domain-containing protein has product MAVYDSFARFYDRLFAPAERRFLGRWRRETLSLIPEGSRLLELGAGTGANFEFYALPERVVSSEISCEMLAFAAVKARGNALIQANAEELPFAADSFDAAFATLVFCSIPRPELAFADLRRVVRPGGSVVLLEHVRPPGLLGRVFDVVNFATVALIDDHFNRRTAEVAVSSGLRLIENRRKLAGVVNLIVLENPD; this is encoded by the coding sequence ATGGCTGTTTACGATAGCTTTGCTAGGTTTTACGATCGGCTCTTCGCGCCGGCCGAGCGGCGGTTCCTCGGCCGCTGGCGGCGGGAGACTCTTTCGCTCATTCCCGAAGGCTCTCGCCTGCTCGAGCTCGGTGCGGGAACGGGGGCGAACTTTGAATTTTACGCGTTGCCGGAACGCGTCGTCTCGAGCGAAATCTCGTGCGAGATGCTCGCATTTGCCGCCGTAAAGGCACGCGGCAACGCACTGATCCAGGCCAATGCCGAAGAGCTTCCCTTTGCGGCCGATTCATTTGACGCCGCCTTCGCGACGCTAGTTTTTTGCTCGATACCGCGACCCGAATTAGCCTTTGCCGATCTTCGCAGAGTTGTCCGCCCGGGCGGCAGCGTCGTTTTGCTCGAACACGTTCGGCCGCCGGGACTGCTCGGTCGGGTTTTTGACGTCGTGAATTTTGCGACCGTCGCATTGATCGATGATCATTTCAACCGCCGGACCGCCGAAGTTGCGGTCTCCTCCGGTCTTCGGCTTATCGAGAACCGGCGGAAGCTTGCTGGCGTCGTAAACCTTATTGTTCTCGAGAATCCTGACTAG
- the sppA gene encoding signal peptide peptidase SppA — translation MAASKGTKIALAIGAGLFVLLIVGVIALILFADMLSRPSVPSNSVLVLSVSGSLPDYVPEDEFAKALGIGQQQSFTGLLTQLRKAKVDNRVGAVLLNINFPGIGWAKADELRDAIKSVRDSGKPVYAYMEMGTNREYYIATAAERIYLPPPGDLWVNGFAAEAMFYKGSLDKLGIEAEVIQIGPKYKNAPDQYTRKEMGEGQAEVINAVLDEYVARFTGAIAESRKKSPEDIAALIDNAPYNAGQAKELGLIDDALYPDQMYDEIKKRLGYKDDEKLRTISGGQYKEVPSDSLGLNNGERVAIIFASGAINSGKSSDGTFGGQMVGSDTVVSAVNAAAEDSSVKAIILRVDSPGGSALASDLMWRAIENAKLKKPVVVSMADVAASGGYYISTNANKIVAQPSTLTGSIGVFVGKPDVSGLYEWLGITNQYILRGKNSGIFRATEKWNPDERKKMEDFANNIYFNNFIPKVAAGRNMNAERANELGQGRVWTGTQAKQNGLIDEFGGLEKAIDIAKELAGLPADKDVRRIVFPAPTPFFQTLLGSGEDATVESDQKAQRAIADALPRDARRALRYAEMFDRMQRGEAMMLLPFEFEIK, via the coding sequence ATGGCGGCTTCAAAAGGTACTAAGATCGCTCTTGCCATTGGCGCGGGGCTTTTCGTTCTTCTCATCGTCGGCGTTATCGCGCTGATCCTATTCGCCGATATGCTCAGCCGGCCGAGCGTGCCGAGCAATAGCGTGCTCGTGCTGAGTGTCTCAGGCTCATTGCCGGACTACGTCCCCGAGGACGAGTTCGCAAAGGCGCTCGGCATCGGCCAACAGCAGAGCTTCACAGGGTTGCTGACCCAACTCCGCAAGGCAAAGGTCGATAACCGCGTTGGCGCCGTTCTGCTCAACATCAACTTCCCCGGCATCGGCTGGGCGAAGGCCGATGAACTTCGCGATGCGATCAAGAGCGTTCGCGACTCCGGCAAGCCCGTCTATGCCTATATGGAAATGGGCACGAATCGGGAGTACTACATCGCGACCGCTGCCGAGCGGATCTACCTGCCGCCGCCGGGCGATCTTTGGGTCAATGGCTTTGCCGCCGAAGCGATGTTCTACAAAGGCTCGCTCGACAAGCTCGGCATTGAGGCCGAGGTGATCCAGATCGGCCCGAAATACAAGAACGCTCCCGACCAATACACCCGCAAGGAAATGGGCGAAGGCCAGGCTGAGGTGATCAATGCTGTGCTTGACGAATACGTAGCACGCTTCACCGGCGCGATCGCCGAGTCGCGAAAGAAGTCGCCCGAAGATATCGCCGCCCTGATCGACAACGCCCCTTACAACGCCGGCCAGGCAAAGGAACTCGGCCTGATCGACGACGCCCTTTACCCCGACCAAATGTATGACGAGATCAAGAAGCGTCTCGGCTACAAGGACGACGAAAAGCTCCGGACCATCAGCGGCGGGCAGTATAAGGAAGTGCCCTCGGATTCGCTCGGCCTGAACAACGGCGAACGGGTCGCCATCATCTTCGCAAGCGGTGCGATCAACTCCGGCAAATCAAGTGACGGCACATTCGGCGGGCAGATGGTCGGTTCGGATACCGTCGTCTCGGCGGTAAATGCCGCAGCCGAGGACTCGAGTGTAAAGGCGATCATTCTCCGCGTCGATTCGCCAGGCGGTTCGGCCCTCGCGTCGGACCTTATGTGGCGGGCGATCGAGAACGCCAAGCTGAAGAAACCGGTCGTCGTCTCAATGGCGGATGTCGCGGCCTCGGGCGGTTATTACATCTCGACTAACGCCAACAAGATCGTCGCACAGCCTTCGACCCTAACAGGCTCGATCGGCGTCTTTGTCGGCAAGCCGGACGTTAGCGGCCTCTATGAATGGCTCGGCATCACCAATCAATACATTCTCCGCGGCAAGAACTCCGGCATCTTCCGGGCGACCGAAAAGTGGAACCCGGACGAGCGGAAAAAGATGGAGGACTTTGCCAACAACATCTATTTCAACAACTTTATCCCGAAGGTCGCCGCCGGACGCAATATGAACGCCGAACGGGCCAACGAACTCGGCCAGGGCCGCGTTTGGACCGGAACTCAGGCAAAGCAGAACGGCCTCATTGACGAATTTGGCGGGCTCGAAAAGGCCATCGATATCGCCAAGGAACTCGCCGGTTTGCCGGCCGATAAGGACGTAAGGCGGATCGTCTTCCCGGCTCCGACGCCGTTCTTCCAAACGCTCTTGGGTAGCGGTGAGGACGCGACCGTCGAATCCGACCAGAAGGCCCAAAGGGCCATAGCCGACGCTCTGCCGAGAGACGCCCGCCGGGCGCTCCGCTACGCCGAAATGTTTGACCGAATGCAGCGCGGCGAAGCAATGATGCTCCTGCCCTTTGAGTTTGAGATCAAGTAG
- a CDS encoding DUF481 domain-containing protein, whose translation MISPKIIAALVLFSLFAAEIHATVGDEVKLKNGDRLTGKVISREGETITLETDYAGKVTIDAKFVDSVTVAEEKPAEAETAAKADAKPEPEPVAEPEPAELKEEPRLFGGKMYGLFTGWQGNASVGFNFTTGNSRTSQMTTGLRATKTGTKDKLTVYSRSLWNSNRNASASTTQNAVWGGARYDRRLSDRTFGFVSYDFERDRPRKLYFRSVPGGGIGHHLVKNDRTELDVLIGGGWNRTWQVGPNTDTPEALAGNTLKHRFNGKLRLQQAFSFYQNVTDRNEFRFIFDSNMTVDITKNIGWQFTVGNRYNNDPTGTSKRNDFFFTTGMRWNFGKKN comes from the coding sequence ATGATTTCCCCAAAGATCATCGCAGCCCTCGTGCTTTTTTCCCTATTCGCGGCCGAGATTCACGCCACCGTGGGTGACGAGGTAAAGCTCAAAAATGGCGACCGCCTGACCGGCAAGGTCATCTCCCGCGAAGGCGAGACGATCACGCTTGAGACCGATTATGCAGGCAAGGTCACCATCGACGCAAAGTTCGTCGATTCGGTCACCGTCGCTGAGGAAAAACCCGCCGAAGCCGAAACTGCCGCAAAAGCAGATGCCAAGCCTGAGCCGGAACCGGTCGCTGAGCCCGAACCGGCCGAACTAAAAGAAGAACCGCGGCTCTTCGGCGGCAAGATGTACGGGCTCTTCACCGGCTGGCAAGGCAATGCCAGCGTCGGGTTCAATTTCACGACCGGCAATTCGCGAACAAGCCAGATGACCACCGGCCTGCGGGCCACGAAGACCGGAACTAAGGACAAACTGACCGTTTACTCGCGGAGCCTCTGGAACAGCAACCGCAATGCAAGCGCAAGCACGACGCAAAATGCCGTTTGGGGCGGCGCCCGCTATGACCGCCGGTTGAGCGACCGGACCTTCGGGTTCGTTTCTTATGATTTCGAACGCGACCGGCCGCGGAAGCTATATTTCCGCTCGGTACCGGGCGGCGGGATCGGCCACCACCTCGTCAAAAACGACCGGACCGAGCTTGACGTCCTTATCGGCGGCGGTTGGAACCGCACATGGCAGGTCGGCCCGAACACCGACACGCCCGAAGCGCTCGCCGGCAATACGCTCAAGCACCGCTTCAACGGCAAGCTTCGGCTTCAGCAGGCGTTCAGCTTTTATCAGAACGTAACCGACCGCAACGAGTTTCGCTTTATCTTCGACTCGAATATGACAGTAGATATAACCAAAAACATCGGCTGGCAGTTCACGGTCGGCAACCGCTACAACAACGACCCGACCGGCACGTCGAAACGCAACGATTTCTTTTTCACAACCGGAATGCGCTGGAACTTTGGCAAGAAGAACTAA
- the bcp gene encoding thioredoxin-dependent thiol peroxidase gives MMLKEGDKAPVFKGKNQDGKAVKLGDFKGKKLALYFYPKDDTPGCTKQACSLRDGIAELKKAGIEVVGVSIDDEKSHQKFIAKYELPFDLLADTDKSIVEAFGVWGEKSMYGKKYMGTHRKTFLIDEKGKIVKIFDKVKVSEHADEVLAAFAK, from the coding sequence ATTATGCTTAAAGAAGGCGATAAAGCGCCCGTGTTCAAGGGCAAGAATCAGGACGGCAAGGCCGTCAAGCTTGGTGATTTCAAGGGCAAAAAGCTCGCACTATATTTTTACCCGAAGGACGACACGCCGGGCTGCACCAAACAGGCATGCTCGCTCCGCGATGGGATCGCGGAACTGAAGAAAGCCGGTATCGAGGTGGTCGGCGTTTCGATCGACGACGAAAAGTCGCACCAGAAATTCATCGCAAAATATGAACTTCCGTTCGACCTGCTCGCCGATACTGACAAGTCGATCGTCGAGGCCTTCGGCGTTTGGGGCGAGAAAAGTATGTACGGAAAAAAGTACATGGGGACGCACCGCAAGACATTTTTGATCGATGAGAAAGGCAAGATCGTAAAGATTTTTGATAAGGTAAAGGTAAGCGAACATGCCGATGAGGTACTCGCCGCCTTTGCGAAATAA
- a CDS encoding rhodanese-like domain-containing protein — MKIKRLGLLTALAATGLFAAACAETGTNTARNASPAVNASPAANTNTKPVAPAASPAALNIPFPDVERMPLAEAKKAFDDGSAVFVDTHSAASFDVQRIKGAVNIPPDQIAKADSLPKGKKIIAYCS; from the coding sequence ATGAAAATAAAAAGACTTGGACTTTTGACCGCACTCGCCGCGACCGGCCTGTTTGCGGCGGCCTGCGCCGAAACGGGCACGAACACCGCCCGCAACGCGTCGCCCGCTGTTAACGCATCGCCGGCCGCGAATACGAACACAAAGCCCGTTGCTCCGGCCGCTTCGCCCGCGGCCCTTAACATTCCGTTTCCGGATGTTGAGCGGATGCCGCTGGCCGAGGCCAAAAAGGCATTCGACGATGGCTCAGCCGTTTTCGTTGACACACACTCAGCGGCCAGCTTCGACGTTCAACGGATCAAAGGAGCGGTAAACATTCCGCCGGACCAGATCGCCAAGGCGGATTCGCTACCGAAAGGCAAGAAGATAATTGCCTACTGTTCCTGA
- a CDS encoding transcriptional repressor, whose translation MMKQLEASGYTKQRHAVLQVIRESESHLTANEVFEHARRRLAGISFATVYNSLRYLKNEGLIGEVSFGADATRYDRNLQPHHHAICTDCGKLADLELAIPPELLKQAVRRSRFKPGEMDFTLRGLCPDCGD comes from the coding sequence ATGATGAAGCAACTTGAGGCCTCAGGTTACACAAAGCAAAGGCACGCCGTGCTGCAGGTGATCCGCGAGTCGGAATCGCACCTGACGGCGAACGAGGTCTTTGAACATGCTCGCCGTCGGCTTGCGGGCATCTCGTTCGCAACGGTCTATAACTCCCTGCGGTATCTCAAGAACGAGGGCCTGATCGGCGAAGTTAGTTTCGGTGCGGACGCGACGCGTTACGACCGCAACCTTCAGCCGCACCACCATGCGATCTGCACGGACTGTGGAAAGCTTGCCGACCTTGAGCTCGCTATCCCGCCTGAGTTGCTGAAGCAGGCTGTAAGGCGATCAAGGTTTAAGCCGGGCGAGATGGACTTTACGCTTCGGGGCCTTTGCCCTGATTGCGGCGACTAG
- the katG gene encoding catalase/peroxidase HPI, translating to MGNNEVENQGEAFEINESSRCPFTGGSIGFTTSTKRSNSDWWPNALDLGILRQNSELADPMGNDFNYAEEFKSLDLNAVMEDLKALMTDSQDWWPADYGHYGPFMIRMAWHAAGTYRVADGRGGAGNGEQRFAPTNSWPDNGNLDKARRLLWPVKQKYGRKLSWADLFVLAGNAALESMGFKTFGFGGGRADVWHPQEDTYWGSEGEWLADKRYTGDRELENPLAAVQMGLIYVNPEGPNGNPDPLGSARDIRETFGRMAMNDYETVALTAGGHTFGKAHGAGDAAHVGSEPEGAPIEAQGFGWLSTYASGKGADTITSGIEGAWTPTPIQWDNSYFETLFGNEWELTKSPAGANQWRPVNVEPNVPDAADPNKKHLPMMTTADMAMRMDPAYEKISRHFMENPDELADAFARAWFKLTHRDMGPKARYLGSMVPAEELIWQDPVPADSRSTIDSSDVGVLKEKILNSGLTVSQLASTAWASASTFRGTDNRGGANGARIRLAPQKNWEVNNPFQLGTVLATLEGIQNEFNASLGGGKRVSLADVIVLGGCAAVEKAARDAGYDVSVPFTPGRGDATQEMTEVESFQYLEPQSDGFRNYRKSHHKTPAEEMLIDKAALMGLTAPEMTALVGGMRVLDTNWDGSKHGVLTDRPGTLTNDFFTNLLDMSTKWESANGDGQVFNGVNRTTGEQKWTGTRVDLIFGSNSELRSLAEVYACDDGKEKFVRDFIAAWDKVMNLDRFDLA from the coding sequence ATGGGAAACAACGAAGTAGAAAACCAAGGCGAAGCGTTTGAGATAAATGAATCGAGCCGCTGTCCGTTTACGGGTGGTTCTATCGGCTTTACGACCAGCACAAAGCGATCCAATAGCGACTGGTGGCCGAATGCGTTGGATCTAGGGATCCTCCGGCAGAATTCGGAACTGGCGGATCCGATGGGCAACGACTTCAATTACGCGGAAGAGTTCAAGTCGCTTGACCTCAACGCCGTGATGGAAGACCTCAAGGCCCTGATGACGGATTCGCAGGACTGGTGGCCGGCGGATTACGGTCACTACGGCCCGTTCATGATCCGCATGGCATGGCACGCGGCCGGTACTTACCGTGTTGCGGACGGCCGCGGCGGTGCGGGCAATGGCGAGCAGCGTTTTGCCCCGACCAATAGCTGGCCGGACAACGGCAACCTTGATAAGGCACGCCGCCTACTGTGGCCGGTCAAGCAGAAATACGGCCGCAAGCTTTCGTGGGCAGACCTCTTCGTCCTGGCCGGCAACGCCGCTCTCGAATCGATGGGCTTTAAGACGTTTGGCTTCGGTGGCGGCCGTGCAGATGTTTGGCATCCGCAGGAAGATACTTACTGGGGCTCCGAGGGCGAATGGCTTGCCGACAAACGTTACACCGGCGACCGTGAGCTTGAGAACCCGCTCGCAGCCGTCCAGATGGGGCTGATCTACGTCAACCCCGAAGGCCCGAACGGCAACCCTGACCCGCTCGGTTCGGCCCGCGATATCCGCGAAACCTTTGGCCGGATGGCGATGAACGACTATGAAACCGTCGCACTTACCGCCGGCGGCCACACCTTCGGTAAAGCACACGGTGCCGGCGATGCGGCCCATGTTGGCTCGGAGCCGGAAGGCGCCCCGATCGAGGCTCAAGGCTTCGGCTGGCTGAGCACCTACGCCTCCGGCAAGGGTGCCGATACGATCACGAGCGGCATCGAAGGTGCCTGGACACCGACGCCGATCCAGTGGGACAACAGCTATTTTGAGACGCTCTTCGGCAACGAATGGGAGCTGACCAAGAGCCCGGCGGGAGCAAATCAGTGGCGTCCGGTCAATGTCGAACCGAACGTGCCCGACGCGGCCGACCCGAACAAAAAGCATCTACCGATGATGACCACCGCCGATATGGCGATGCGGATGGACCCGGCATACGAGAAGATCTCTCGGCACTTCATGGAGAATCCGGATGAACTGGCCGACGCCTTTGCTCGTGCATGGTTCAAGCTTACGCACCGCGACATGGGCCCGAAGGCCCGGTATCTTGGTTCGATGGTTCCGGCAGAGGAGCTCATTTGGCAGGACCCGGTCCCGGCCGATTCGCGTTCGACCATTGATTCGTCGGATGTCGGCGTGCTCAAAGAAAAGATACTCAATTCCGGCTTGACCGTTTCGCAACTTGCATCGACCGCATGGGCGTCGGCCTCGACCTTCCGCGGGACGGACAATCGCGGCGGAGCCAACGGAGCCCGCATCCGCCTTGCGCCGCAGAAGAACTGGGAGGTCAACAACCCGTTCCAGCTTGGCACTGTGCTGGCGACTCTCGAGGGCATTCAGAATGAGTTCAATGCCTCGCTCGGCGGCGGCAAACGCGTTTCACTTGCCGACGTGATCGTGCTCGGCGGATGTGCTGCGGTTGAGAAGGCGGCAAGGGATGCCGGCTACGACGTCTCCGTGCCCTTCACACCGGGCCGCGGCGATGCAACGCAGGAAATGACTGAGGTCGAATCGTTCCAATATCTCGAACCACAGTCTGACGGCTTCCGCAATTACCGCAAGAGCCATCACAAGACGCCGGCCGAAGAAATGCTGATCGATAAGGCCGCACTTATGGGGCTGACCGCTCCGGAGATGACGGCACTCGTTGGCGGCATGCGTGTCCTTGATACGAACTGGGACGGCTCAAAGCACGGCGTTTTGACCGACCGCCCGGGCACGCTGACCAACGACTTCTTTACCAACCTGCTCGATATGAGCACGAAATGGGAGTCGGCAAACGGCGACGGCCAGGTCTTCAACGGCGTCAACCGCACGACCGGCGAACAGAAGTGGACAGGCACGCGGGTCGATCTAATCTTCGGCTCGAACTCGGAACTCCGCTCGCTCGCTGAGGTTTATGCCTGCGACGACGGCAAGGAAAAGTTCGTCCGCGACTTCATCGCAGCATGGGATAAGGTGATGAACCTTGACCGGTTCGATCTTGCCTAG